One genomic segment of Ancylobacter sp. IITR112 includes these proteins:
- a CDS encoding DMT family transporter — protein sequence MPFKHKLLALTVICVWALNMIVIKQGIAEIPPMMMSALRFALVALLLCPVLHLRRDQVPGVLLVSFTFGTVHFGLLFAALADSEAGTSAVIIQLGAPIATLLACLVLKERLGKVRLAGLAVSVAGIFVLALGPTLPPPLALFLLVVSATGWAVTNLIIKQLKGTGPMTIMGWSSLFAIPQILVLSWFFEGDRWGMVLTAGWPGWFSVAYSAIASSILAYGIWYWLLQRHPINAVVPFSMLNPLLTVAFGILLIGDDPSPVKIAGALIMVAGVALILRRPPNLPDPTLPDTA from the coding sequence ATGCCGTTCAAGCACAAGCTGCTCGCGCTCACCGTCATCTGCGTGTGGGCCCTTAACATGATCGTCATCAAGCAGGGCATCGCGGAAATTCCGCCGATGATGATGAGCGCGCTGCGCTTCGCGCTGGTGGCGCTGCTGCTGTGCCCGGTGCTGCATCTGCGCCGCGACCAGGTGCCCGGCGTGCTGCTGGTGTCCTTCACCTTCGGCACCGTGCATTTCGGCCTGCTCTTCGCCGCGCTGGCCGATTCGGAGGCCGGTACCAGCGCCGTCATCATCCAGTTGGGTGCGCCGATCGCCACCCTGCTCGCCTGCCTGGTGCTGAAGGAACGGCTCGGCAAGGTCCGCCTCGCCGGGCTGGCCGTGTCGGTGGCGGGCATCTTCGTGCTCGCCCTCGGTCCCACCCTTCCGCCGCCGCTGGCGCTGTTCCTGCTGGTGGTCAGCGCCACCGGCTGGGCGGTGACCAATCTCATCATCAAGCAGCTCAAGGGCACCGGCCCGATGACCATCATGGGCTGGTCGTCGCTGTTCGCGATTCCGCAGATCCTCGTGCTGTCGTGGTTTTTCGAGGGGGATCGGTGGGGCATGGTGCTGACGGCGGGCTGGCCGGGCTGGTTCAGCGTCGCCTACAGCGCCATTGCCTCGTCCATCCTCGCCTATGGCATCTGGTACTGGCTGCTGCAGCGCCATCCCATCAATGCCGTCGTGCCCTTCTCGATGCTCAATCCGCTGCTCACCGTGGCTTTCGGCATCCTGCTGATCGGTGACGATCCCTCGCCGGTGAAGATCGCCGGCGCACTCATCATGGTGGCGGGTGTCGCGCTCATCCTGCGCCGTCCGCCCAACCTGCCCGACCCCACTCTGCCCGACACGGCGTGA
- a CDS encoding esterase-like activity of phytase family protein encodes MTRRFRLSLLAGAALAVLATGARADETFPATLAGHAVLPAETFIAMPDDAPADLKVSGKFTTGTRVDAVGTVEGKSAGRPTGVKLPFQGQPVQGHSGIKVMPDGSFWIITDNGFGSKANSPDAALFLRHYTVDWATGTFQPVETIFLTDPDKKVPFRIVHEGTEKRYLTGADFDIESFQIIGDDIWIGEEFGPYLIKADKSGKVLALFETVAGETPVRSPDHYAVASPAAPNAPATFNARRSKGYEGMAASKDGKYLYALLEGPLWDADKKDWQKTADGKEFLPILEFDVANQKWTGRMWQYVLEQNGNAIGDFNMIDGTTGLIIERDNGEGTADKACAAGTKGSDCFHDLAKFKRIYKIELTDANAGQPVRKIGHIDLMKIADPDKKARKPLNDGVLTFPFFTIENVDVVDASHIVVGNDNNLPFSSSRDPAKADDNELILLEVGEFLKAK; translated from the coding sequence ATGACCCGCCGCTTCCGCCTCTCACTACTCGCCGGCGCCGCCCTCGCCGTGCTCGCCACGGGCGCCCGCGCCGACGAGACCTTTCCCGCCACGCTCGCCGGCCATGCCGTGCTGCCGGCGGAAACCTTCATCGCCATGCCGGACGACGCGCCGGCGGACCTGAAGGTCTCCGGCAAGTTCACGACCGGCACGCGCGTCGATGCCGTCGGCACGGTGGAAGGCAAGTCCGCCGGCCGCCCCACCGGCGTCAAGCTGCCCTTCCAGGGCCAGCCGGTGCAGGGCCATTCCGGCATCAAGGTGATGCCGGATGGCAGCTTCTGGATCATCACCGATAACGGCTTCGGCTCGAAGGCCAACAGCCCCGACGCGGCGCTGTTCCTGCGCCACTACACGGTGGACTGGGCCACCGGCACGTTCCAGCCGGTCGAGACCATCTTCCTCACCGATCCCGACAAGAAGGTACCGTTCCGCATCGTCCATGAGGGCACCGAGAAGCGCTATCTGACCGGCGCCGATTTCGATATTGAGAGCTTCCAGATCATCGGCGACGATATCTGGATCGGCGAGGAGTTCGGCCCCTATCTGATCAAGGCGGACAAGAGCGGCAAGGTGCTCGCTTTGTTCGAGACGGTGGCCGGCGAGACCCCGGTGCGCTCGCCCGACCATTACGCCGTCGCCTCCCCCGCCGCGCCGAACGCGCCCGCCACCTTCAACGCCCGCCGCTCCAAGGGCTATGAGGGCATGGCGGCCTCCAAGGACGGCAAATATCTCTACGCCCTGCTCGAAGGCCCGCTGTGGGACGCCGACAAGAAGGACTGGCAGAAGACCGCCGACGGCAAGGAATTCCTGCCGATCCTCGAATTCGACGTGGCGAACCAGAAGTGGACCGGCCGCATGTGGCAATACGTTCTGGAACAGAACGGCAATGCCATCGGCGACTTCAACATGATCGACGGCACCACCGGCCTCATCATCGAGCGCGACAATGGCGAGGGCACGGCCGACAAGGCCTGCGCCGCCGGGACCAAGGGGTCGGACTGCTTCCACGACCTCGCCAAGTTCAAGCGCATCTACAAGATCGAGCTGACCGACGCCAATGCCGGCCAGCCGGTGCGCAAGATCGGCCATATCGACCTGATGAAGATCGCCGATCCGGACAAGAAGGCACGCAAGCCGCTCAATGACGGCGTGCTGACCTTCCCCTTCTTCACCATCGAGAATGTCGACGTGGTTGACGCCAGCCACATCGTCGTCGGCAACGACAACAACCTGCCCTTCTCCTCCTCGCGCGATCCGGCGAAGGCGGATGACAACGAGCTGATCCTGCTGGAAGTCGGCGAGTTCCTGAAGGCGAAGTGA
- the recJ gene encoding single-stranded-DNA-specific exonuclease RecJ, translating into MSLVLPTAAPPPRPFLGVSRSVTGRFWRERLDARGAQTTLAIVQRHGVPEILARVLAGRGVALDEVEAWLDPTVKRLLPDPDTLTDMPACVARLADAVMRGEKVAVFGDYDVDGATATALLVEVLRAGGLDPAFHIPDRIFEGYGPNIPAIEALAERGATLLVTVDCGTMSFEPFARAREKGLDVVVIDHHQAGEELPDVAALVNPNRADDLSGLGHLCAVGLVFVVAVGLLRELEQRGWWNDARRKPNLLTSLDLVALGTVADVVPLLGLNRAYVTKGLIQLRKRERPGLTALMDAARLSGPPKAWHLGFLLGPRINAGGRIGDATLGTRLLLTRDPIEAQAIAAELDRLNAERQQVERAIVAEAEAEAEAALGRAGAGAVVLSSGQGWHPGVVGLVAARLKEKFGRPAFAIAFTGEMGAGSARSIPGVDVGRAVRGAVEAGLLVKGGGHAMAAGLTVARERLGDLRAYLEDALAKTVEDARAVDETLIDGALSAAGATPELVELIERAGPFGAGNPQPIFAFPAHRVVYAEPGNAGQMRVRLRSGDGAVISAVAFRAVDTPLGAALLEARGQLLHVAGTLDLDSWQGRTQVSLRISDVGTPEIG; encoded by the coding sequence ATGAGTCTTGTCCTTCCCACCGCCGCCCCGCCGCCGCGTCCCTTTCTCGGCGTGTCCCGTTCGGTCACCGGCCGCTTCTGGCGCGAGCGGCTGGACGCGCGCGGCGCACAGACCACGCTCGCCATCGTCCAGCGCCACGGCGTGCCGGAAATCCTCGCCCGCGTGCTGGCCGGGCGCGGCGTCGCCCTCGACGAGGTGGAAGCCTGGCTCGACCCGACAGTGAAGCGTCTGCTGCCCGATCCCGACACGCTGACCGACATGCCGGCCTGCGTCGCCCGCCTCGCCGATGCGGTGATGCGTGGGGAGAAGGTGGCGGTGTTCGGCGATTACGATGTCGACGGCGCCACAGCCACCGCCCTGCTGGTGGAAGTGCTGCGCGCCGGCGGGCTCGACCCTGCCTTCCACATTCCCGACCGCATCTTCGAGGGCTATGGCCCCAACATACCGGCCATCGAGGCGCTGGCCGAGCGCGGCGCGACGCTGCTGGTGACGGTCGATTGCGGCACGATGAGCTTCGAGCCCTTCGCCCGCGCCCGTGAAAAGGGGCTCGACGTGGTGGTGATCGACCATCACCAGGCCGGCGAGGAGCTGCCCGATGTGGCCGCGCTGGTGAACCCCAACCGCGCCGACGATCTCTCCGGCCTCGGCCATCTCTGCGCCGTGGGGCTGGTCTTCGTCGTCGCTGTCGGGCTGCTGCGCGAACTCGAACAACGCGGCTGGTGGAATGACGCGCGACGCAAGCCCAACCTGCTCACCAGCCTCGATCTCGTCGCGCTCGGTACGGTGGCGGATGTCGTGCCGCTGCTCGGGCTCAACCGCGCCTATGTCACCAAGGGGCTGATCCAGCTTCGCAAGCGCGAGCGGCCCGGCCTGACCGCGCTGATGGACGCGGCGCGCCTCTCCGGCCCGCCCAAGGCGTGGCATCTCGGCTTTCTGCTCGGTCCGCGCATCAATGCCGGCGGGCGCATCGGCGATGCGACGCTTGGCACCAGACTGCTGCTGACCCGCGATCCCATCGAGGCGCAGGCGATCGCCGCCGAGCTCGACCGCCTCAACGCCGAGCGCCAGCAGGTGGAGCGCGCCATCGTCGCCGAAGCCGAGGCGGAGGCCGAGGCGGCGCTGGGCCGCGCCGGGGCGGGGGCGGTGGTGCTTTCCAGCGGGCAGGGCTGGCATCCCGGCGTGGTCGGGCTGGTGGCGGCGCGGCTGAAAGAGAAGTTCGGCCGCCCCGCCTTCGCCATCGCCTTCACCGGAGAGATGGGTGCCGGCTCGGCCCGTTCCATTCCGGGCGTCGATGTCGGGCGGGCGGTGCGCGGGGCGGTGGAGGCCGGCCTGCTGGTGAAGGGCGGCGGCCATGCCATGGCGGCCGGCCTCACCGTGGCGCGGGAGCGGCTGGGTGATTTGCGCGCCTATCTCGAAGACGCGCTGGCGAAAACGGTCGAGGACGCCCGGGCGGTGGATGAGACGCTGATCGACGGTGCGCTTTCCGCTGCAGGGGCGACCCCGGAACTGGTGGAACTGATCGAGCGCGCCGGCCCGTTCGGCGCCGGCAATCCGCAGCCGATCTTCGCCTTTCCCGCCCATCGCGTGGTCTATGCCGAGCCCGGCAATGCCGGCCAGATGCGGGTGAGGCTGCGCAGCGGGGATGGCGCGGTGATCTCCGCCGTCGCCTTCCGGGCGGTCGACACGCCGCTCGGCGCGGCGCTGCTGGAGGCGCGGGGGCAATTGCTGCATGTCGCCGGCACGCTCGACCTCGATTCCTGGCAGGGTCGCACGCAGGTGAGCCTGCGCATCAGCGATGTTGGCACGCCGGAAATTGGTTGA
- a CDS encoding TIGR03862 family flavoprotein, which yields MGLDIVPDSDHEPAARLPLPESDPQPVRPDPCDDSRNPTVAIIGAGPAGLMAAEVLAGAGCRVSLHDRMPSPARKFLIAGRGGLNLTHSEARAPFLARYGEAADWLAPMLDAFPPARLRDWAEGLGEPTFVGSSGRVFPRSFKASPLLRAWLARLDRLGVRLLRNQRWCGWDAAGALRFATPAGEESLAADAVLLALGGASWPRLGSDGGWVEILRGQGVEIAPLRPANSGARIVWSEAFRSRFAGAPLKRIALSLGERRVRGEAMIDGGGLEGGAVYALSAALREAIAREGTATLLVDLRPDFSDAVLAARLAASRKGESMANRLRKAAGLSPVAAGLLREAGPLPAEAAALAARIKAVPLTVTGMAGLERAISSAGGVRRDMVDGALMLRARPGVFVAGEMLDWEAPTGGYLLQASFATGYAAACGILARLGRPLPAPWSGKWEAGDAAALAGEWSRDDG from the coding sequence ATGGGCTTGGACATCGTGCCGGACTCGGATCATGAGCCTGCCGCCCGTCTCCCCCTTCCTGAATCGGATCCTCAGCCGGTGCGACCAGACCCTTGCGATGACTCGCGAAATCCCACGGTAGCGATCATTGGCGCCGGCCCGGCCGGGCTGATGGCTGCCGAGGTGCTGGCGGGGGCCGGCTGCCGCGTGAGCCTGCATGACCGCATGCCCTCTCCCGCGCGCAAATTCCTCATTGCCGGGCGCGGCGGGCTGAACCTCACTCATTCGGAAGCCCGCGCGCCCTTCCTCGCCCGCTATGGCGAAGCGGCCGACTGGCTGGCGCCGATGCTCGACGCCTTTCCGCCCGCCCGGCTGCGGGACTGGGCGGAGGGTCTCGGCGAGCCAACCTTTGTCGGCTCCTCCGGCCGCGTTTTCCCGCGCAGCTTCAAGGCCTCGCCCCTGCTGCGGGCGTGGCTGGCGCGGCTGGACCGCCTCGGCGTGCGGCTGCTGCGCAACCAGCGCTGGTGCGGCTGGGATGCGGCTGGCGCGCTGCGTTTCGCCACGCCGGCGGGCGAGGAGAGCCTCGCGGCCGATGCCGTGCTGCTCGCGCTGGGCGGCGCAAGTTGGCCGCGCCTCGGTAGCGATGGCGGCTGGGTGGAAATTCTGCGCGGGCAGGGCGTGGAGATCGCCCCGCTGCGCCCAGCCAATAGCGGGGCGCGCATCGTCTGGTCGGAGGCATTCCGCTCCCGCTTCGCCGGTGCGCCGCTCAAGCGCATTGCCCTGTCGCTCGGCGAAAGACGGGTGCGTGGCGAGGCGATGATCGACGGCGGGGGGCTGGAGGGCGGGGCGGTCTACGCGCTCTCCGCCGCGCTGCGCGAGGCGATTGCCCGCGAGGGCACGGCCACGCTCCTGGTCGATCTGCGCCCGGATTTCAGCGACGCCGTGCTCGCGGCGCGACTGGCCGCCAGCCGCAAGGGCGAGTCGATGGCCAACCGCCTGCGCAAGGCCGCCGGCCTCTCTCCAGTCGCCGCCGGCCTGCTGCGCGAAGCCGGTCCGTTACCGGCGGAGGCCGCCGCGCTCGCCGCCCGCATCAAGGCAGTGCCGCTCACCGTCACCGGCATGGCCGGGCTGGAGCGGGCGATTTCCTCGGCCGGCGGCGTGCGGCGGGACATGGTTGATGGCGCGCTGATGCTGCGGGCGCGGCCGGGCGTGTTCGTCGCCGGCGAGATGCTGGATTGGGAGGCACCGACCGGCGGCTATCTGTTGCAGGCGTCTTTCGCCACCGGCTATGCCGCCGCCTGCGGGATTCTGGCCCGGCTCGGACGGCCGCTGCCTGCGCCGTGGTCAGGAAAATGGGAGGCGGGAGACGCGGCGGCGCTCGCCGGAGAATGGTCGCGGGACGACGGCTGA
- a CDS encoding imelysin family protein: MHVRSLFAAPLVAAIALGASFAVGPAAADTPAPKVRDIVATYADIAEAMYTDSLTTAKALQSAVDTLIATPTEANLDAAKAAWKAARVPYQQTEGFRFGNPIVDEWEGRVNAWPLDEGLIDYVDKGYGETSDENPLYTANVIANTKIRVGKKTIDATTITPKLLDSLQEAGGVESNVAIGYHAIEFLLWGQDLNGTGPGAGKRPATDYDTKNCSNGHCERRAAYLKAATDLLVSDLADMAKWWGKKGKARAAVVKQKDKTALATILTGLGSLSYGELAGERMKLGLILHDPEEEHDCFSDNTHNSHYYDELGIASIYRAKYTRVDGSVVEGASVAAYASAKAPKAAAEAEAKIDAALAALKAIKDEADSGKQAYDQMIGEGNAEGNALVQKGVDSLVAQTRAIEGVVGALKLKIKVEGSDSLDDPSKVGE; the protein is encoded by the coding sequence ATGCACGTCCGATCATTGTTCGCCGCGCCGCTTGTCGCGGCCATTGCGCTGGGGGCGAGCTTTGCCGTCGGCCCGGCCGCCGCTGATACCCCGGCGCCCAAGGTGCGCGACATCGTCGCCACCTATGCCGACATCGCCGAGGCGATGTACACGGACAGCCTGACCACCGCCAAGGCGCTGCAGAGCGCTGTCGACACCCTCATCGCCACGCCGACCGAGGCCAATCTCGACGCCGCCAAGGCCGCCTGGAAGGCCGCGCGCGTGCCCTACCAGCAGACCGAGGGCTTCCGCTTCGGCAATCCCATCGTCGATGAATGGGAAGGCCGCGTGAACGCCTGGCCGCTGGATGAAGGGCTGATCGACTATGTCGACAAGGGCTATGGCGAGACCTCGGACGAGAACCCGCTCTACACCGCCAATGTGATCGCCAACACCAAGATCCGCGTCGGCAAGAAGACCATCGACGCCACCACCATCACCCCTAAGCTGCTGGACAGCCTGCAGGAGGCCGGCGGCGTCGAATCCAACGTCGCCATCGGCTATCACGCCATTGAATTCCTGCTGTGGGGCCAGGATCTCAACGGCACCGGCCCCGGTGCCGGCAAGCGCCCGGCGACCGACTACGACACCAAGAATTGCAGCAACGGCCATTGCGAGCGCCGCGCGGCCTATCTCAAGGCAGCCACCGACCTGCTGGTGTCCGATCTCGCCGACATGGCGAAGTGGTGGGGCAAGAAGGGCAAGGCCCGCGCCGCCGTGGTGAAGCAGAAGGACAAGACCGCGCTCGCCACCATCCTCACCGGCCTCGGCTCGCTGTCCTACGGCGAACTCGCGGGCGAGCGGATGAAGCTCGGCCTCATCCTGCACGATCCCGAAGAGGAGCATGACTGCTTCTCCGACAACACCCACAATTCGCATTATTACGACGAGCTCGGCATCGCCTCGATCTACCGGGCCAAGTACACCCGCGTCGACGGCTCGGTGGTCGAGGGCGCGTCGGTCGCCGCCTATGCCAGCGCCAAGGCGCCGAAGGCCGCCGCCGAGGCCGAGGCCAAGATCGACGCCGCGCTCGCCGCGCTGAAGGCGATCAAGGACGAAGCCGACAGCGGCAAGCAGGCCTATGACCAGATGATCGGCGAGGGCAATGCCGAGGGCAATGCGCTGGTGCAGAAGGGCGTGGATTCCCTCGTCGCCCAGACCCGCGCCATCGAGGGCGTGGTTGGTGCTCTGAAGCTGAAGATCAAGGTCGAAGGCTCCGACAGCCTCGACGACCCCTCCAAGGTCGGCGAGTGA
- a CDS encoding multicopper oxidase family protein: MTRGGAGLSRRAFLGAGAALGGWALLAPTRTGAARAGFDPSSFTPTHEVTLTAGEMELKLLGPQGPATRILAYDGAPFRTLRLPRGTRLKATFVNGIDEGSTLHFHGIRMPNEYDGVPTLTQPLVLPGSRFVHLLPLDDPGTFFFHPHCDETGQAGKGLAGVLIVEDERDPAFDAEHVLCLKDWRLKEDGSYLPLSEPDGASKAGTFGATRTVNGAASVELKAPAGGHARLRILNIDSTRIMDIGVEGGEAWLIAVDGHALPPVRLDDLPDGIWRMGPAQRIDLDIRMPADGSPVTLGDYRAADIYQFATLTAAGKAAKPRKGPLALPKPALPKPDMKTATRLSFTLQQATDQAVKDLALPPDDPLAKALIDSLCVGSTTYWGIQSESWPTGTRRNLPPPLARMQEGASYVVEIKNETRFPHPVHLHGHAFEVMSSSLGRLPRHWADTVLVQPGEAVETAFVAARGDWVFHCHILEHMETGMMGWFRVV, encoded by the coding sequence ATGACACGCGGCGGCGCGGGTCTCTCGCGCCGCGCCTTCCTCGGTGCGGGCGCGGCACTCGGCGGATGGGCGCTGCTCGCGCCGACCCGTACCGGTGCCGCGCGCGCTGGTTTCGATCCGTCATCCTTCACGCCCACCCATGAAGTGACGCTCACCGCCGGTGAGATGGAGCTGAAGCTGCTCGGCCCCCAAGGTCCGGCGACACGCATCCTCGCCTATGACGGCGCCCCGTTCCGCACGCTGCGCCTGCCGCGCGGCACGCGGCTGAAGGCAACCTTCGTCAACGGCATTGACGAAGGCTCCACGCTGCACTTTCACGGCATCCGCATGCCGAACGAATATGACGGCGTGCCGACCCTGACCCAGCCGCTGGTGCTGCCCGGCAGCCGCTTCGTGCACCTGCTGCCGCTCGACGATCCCGGCACCTTCTTCTTCCATCCCCATTGCGACGAGACCGGGCAGGCCGGCAAGGGCCTCGCCGGCGTGCTGATCGTCGAGGATGAGCGCGACCCCGCCTTCGATGCCGAGCATGTGCTTTGCCTGAAGGACTGGCGGCTGAAGGAGGATGGAAGCTATCTTCCGCTCTCCGAGCCCGACGGTGCGTCCAAGGCCGGCACGTTCGGCGCCACCCGAACCGTGAATGGCGCGGCCTCGGTTGAGCTCAAAGCGCCCGCCGGCGGCCATGCGCGGCTGCGCATTCTCAACATCGATTCCACCCGCATCATGGATATCGGCGTGGAGGGCGGCGAAGCCTGGCTCATCGCCGTCGACGGCCATGCACTGCCACCGGTGCGGCTCGATGATCTGCCCGATGGCATCTGGCGCATGGGCCCGGCCCAGCGCATCGACCTCGACATCCGCATGCCGGCGGACGGTTCCCCGGTGACGCTGGGCGACTACCGCGCCGCCGACATTTATCAGTTCGCCACCCTCACGGCCGCCGGCAAGGCCGCCAAGCCGCGCAAGGGCCCGCTCGCCTTGCCGAAACCCGCCTTGCCGAAACCGGACATGAAGACGGCGACCCGGCTTTCCTTCACCCTGCAGCAGGCCACCGACCAGGCGGTGAAGGACCTCGCTTTGCCGCCGGACGATCCGCTGGCCAAGGCGCTGATCGACAGCCTGTGTGTCGGCTCCACCACCTATTGGGGCATCCAGTCGGAATCCTGGCCCACCGGCACGCGGCGCAACCTGCCGCCGCCGCTGGCGCGGATGCAGGAAGGCGCCTCCTATGTGGTGGAGATCAAGAACGAGACGCGCTTTCCCCACCCCGTCCATCTGCACGGCCATGCTTTCGAGGTGATGTCCTCCAGCCTCGGCCGACTGCCTCGCCACTGGGCGGACACCGTGCTGGTCCAGCCGGGCGAGGCGGTGGAGACCGCCTTCGTCGCGGCGCGCGGCGACTGGGTGTTCCACTGCCACATTCTGGAACACATGGAGACCGGCATGATGGGCTGGTTCCGGGTCGTGTAA